Proteins encoded in a region of the Delphinus delphis chromosome 13, mDelDel1.2, whole genome shotgun sequence genome:
- the RASAL1 gene encoding rasGAP-activating-like protein 1 isoform X3, which produces MAKSSSLNVRVVEGRALPAKDVSGSSDPYCIVKVDDEVVARTATIWRSLSPFWGEEYTVHLPLDFHHLAFYVLDEDTVGHDDIIGKISLSREAITADPRGIDSWINLSHVDPDAEVQGEICLAVQMLEDVRGRCLRCHVLQARDLAPRDISGTSDPFARVFWGSQSLETSTIKKTRFPHWDEVLELREMPGPPSPLRVELWDWDMVGKNDFLGMVEFPPQVLQQNPPNGWFHLLPFPRAEEDSGGSLGALRLKVRLTEDRVLPSQYYQPLRELLMESVLGPAEEDAASPLAVLEELTSGDCRQELATKLVKLFLGQGLAGPFLDYLTRREVARTTDPNTLFRSNSLASKSMEQFLKLVGMPYLHEVLRPVINRVFEEKKYMELDPCKMDLGRTRRISFKGAPSEEHVREASLGLLTGYLEPIVDTIVGSVGRCPPAIRLAFKQLRQCVEERFPQAEHKDVKNLAISGFLFLRFFAPAILTPKLFDLRDQHADPQTRRSLLLLAKAVQSIGNLGQQLGQGKELWMAPLHPFLLQSISRVRDFLDQLVDVDGKEEPGGPARALVPPSVTVREGYLLKRKEEPAGLATRFAFKKRYFRLSGEMLSYSRSPECQTRSSMPVSHIRAVERVDEGAFQLPHVMQVVTQDGAGALHTTYLQCKNVNELNQWLSALRKASAPNPDKLAAWHPGAFRSAHWTCCHQAERSAAGCSRTHSAVTLGDWSDPLDPDAETQMVYRQLLLGRDRLR; this is translated from the exons GACAGCAACCATCTGGCGAAGCCTGAGCCCCTTCTGGGGGGAGGAGTACACAGTGCACCTGCCCCTGGATTTCCACCATCTGGCCTTCTATGTGCTGGACGAGGATACCGTGGG GCACGACGACATCATAGGCAAGATCTCACTGAGCAGGGAGGCCATTACAGCTGACCCCCGAG GAATTGATAGCTGGATCAACCTGAGCCATGTGGACCCTGATGCAGAGGTGCAGGGTGAGATCTGCCTGGCCGTGCAGATGCTGGAGGATGTGAGGGGCCGTTGTCTTCGCTGTCACGTGCTCCAGGCCAG GGACCTGGCCCCTCGAGACATCTCCGGCACATCTGACCCATTTGCACGTGTGTTTTGGGGCAGCCAGAGCTTGGAGACTTCG ACCATCAAGAAGACTCGCTTCCCACACTGGGATGAGGTGCTGGAGCTGCGGGAGATGCCAGGTCCCCCATCCCCGCTGCGGGTGGAGCTCTGGGACTGGGACATGGTTGGCAAGAATGACTTCTTGGGCATG GTGGAGTTCCCCCCGCAGGTCCTCCAGCAGAATCCGCCCAATGGCTGGTTCCACCTCCTGCCCTTTCCCAGAGCGGAGGAGGATTCTGG GGGGAGCCTGGGTGCTCTTCGGCTGAAGGTGCGCCTGACCGAGGACCGCGTCCTGCCCTCCCAGTACTACCAGCCACTCAGGGAGTTGCTCATGGAGTCTGTGCTGGGGCCGGCAGAG GAAGATGCTGCCAGCCCCCTGGCTGTCCTGGAGGAGCTGACCTCGGGGGACTGCCGCCAGGAGCTTGCCACCAAGCTGGTGAAGCTCTTTCTTGgccagggcctggctgggcccTTTCTGGACTATCTCACCCGGCGTGAGGTGGCACGGACCA ctGACCCCAACACCCTCTTCCGTTCTAACTCCCTGGCATCCAAGTCAATGGAACAGTTTCTGAAG ctcgtGGGCATGCCCTACCTGCACGAGGTCCTGAGGCCGGTGATTAACCGCGTCTTCGAGGAGAAGAAGTACATGGAGCTGGACCCGTGCAAGATGGACCTGGGCCGCACCAG GAGAATCTCCTTCAAGGGTGCGCCCTCCGAGGAGCACGTGCGGGAGGCCAGCCTGGGACTGCTGACGGGCTACCTGGAGCCCATCGTGGATACCATTGTGGGCTCCGTGGGGCGCTGCCCGCCCGCCATCCGTCTCGCCTTCAAGCAGCTGCGCCAGTGTGTGGAGGAGCGCTTTCCCCAGGCAGAGCACAAG GATGTGAAGAACCTGGCCATAAGTGGCTTTCTCTTCCTGCGATTCTTCGCTCCTGCCATCCTCACCCCGAAGCTGTTTGACCTTCGGGACCAGCACGCAGATCCCCAGACCAGACGCTCACTGCTGCTGCTTGCCAAG GCTGTGCAGAGCATTGGAAACCTGGGCCAGCAGCTGGGCCAGGGCAAGGAGCTGTGGATGGCCCCCCTACACCCCTTCCTGCTGCAGAGTATTTCACGTGTGAGAGACTTCCTGGACCAGCTGGTGGATGTGGATGGGAAGGAGG aGCCTGGGGGCCCAGCCAGGGCCCTGGTCCCGCCCTCGGTGACCGTTCGAGAAGGCTACCTGCTCAAGCGCAAGGAAGAGCCCGCCGGCCTGGCCACACGCTTTGCGTTCAAGAAGCGCTACTTCCGGCTCAGCGGGGAGATGCTCTCCTACTCTAGGAGTCCTGAGTGTCAG ACGCGATCCTCCATGCCGGTGTCGCACATCCGCGCCGTGGAGCGCGTGGACGAGGGCGCCTTCCAGCTGCCGCACGTGATGCAGGTGGTGACGCAGGACGGCGCGGGAGCGCTGCACACCACCTACCTCCAGTGCAAG AACGTGAACGAGCTCAACCAGTGGCTATCGGCCCTGCGCAAGGCCAGCGCCCCCAATCCGGACAAGCTGGCCGCTTGGCACCCCGGTGCGTTCCGCAGCGCTCACTGGACCTGCTGCCACCAGGCCGAGCGCTCAg CTGCCGGTTGCAGCCGCACACACTCAGCCGTCACCCTGGGGGACTGGAGTGACCCGCTGGATCCCGATGCT
- the RASAL1 gene encoding rasGAP-activating-like protein 1 isoform X5 — protein sequence MAKSSSLNVRVVEGRALPAKDVSGSSDPYCIVKVDDEVVARTATIWRSLSPFWGEEYTVHLPLDFHHLAFYVLDEDTVGHDDIIGKISLSREAITADPRGIDSWINLSHVDPDAEVQGEICLAVQMLEDVRGRCLRCHVLQARDLAPRDISGTSDPFARVFWGSQSLETSTIKKTRFPHWDEVLELREMPGPPSPLRVELWDWDMVGKNDFLGMVEFPPQVLQQNPPNGWFHLLPFPRAEEDSGGSLGALRLKVRLTEDRVLPSQYYQPLRELLMESVLGPAEEDAASPLAVLEELTSGDCRQELATKLVKLFLGQGLAGPFLDYLTRREVARTTDPNTLFRSNSLASKSMEQFLKLVGMPYLHEVLRPVINRVFEEKKYMELDPCKMDLGRTRRISFKGAPSEEHVREASLGLLTGYLEPIVDTIVGSVGRCPPAIRLAFKQLRQCVEERFPQAEHKDVKNLAISGFLFLRFFAPAILTPKLFDLRDQHADPQTRRSLLLLAKAVQSIGNLGQQLGQGKELWMAPLHPFLLQSISRVRDFLDQLVDVDGKEDAILHAGVAHPRRGARGRGRLPAAARDAGGDAGRRGSAAHHLPPVQERERAQPVAIGPAQGQRPQSGQAGRLAPRCVPQRSLDLLPPGRALSCRLQPHTLSRHPGGLE from the exons GACAGCAACCATCTGGCGAAGCCTGAGCCCCTTCTGGGGGGAGGAGTACACAGTGCACCTGCCCCTGGATTTCCACCATCTGGCCTTCTATGTGCTGGACGAGGATACCGTGGG GCACGACGACATCATAGGCAAGATCTCACTGAGCAGGGAGGCCATTACAGCTGACCCCCGAG GAATTGATAGCTGGATCAACCTGAGCCATGTGGACCCTGATGCAGAGGTGCAGGGTGAGATCTGCCTGGCCGTGCAGATGCTGGAGGATGTGAGGGGCCGTTGTCTTCGCTGTCACGTGCTCCAGGCCAG GGACCTGGCCCCTCGAGACATCTCCGGCACATCTGACCCATTTGCACGTGTGTTTTGGGGCAGCCAGAGCTTGGAGACTTCG ACCATCAAGAAGACTCGCTTCCCACACTGGGATGAGGTGCTGGAGCTGCGGGAGATGCCAGGTCCCCCATCCCCGCTGCGGGTGGAGCTCTGGGACTGGGACATGGTTGGCAAGAATGACTTCTTGGGCATG GTGGAGTTCCCCCCGCAGGTCCTCCAGCAGAATCCGCCCAATGGCTGGTTCCACCTCCTGCCCTTTCCCAGAGCGGAGGAGGATTCTGG GGGGAGCCTGGGTGCTCTTCGGCTGAAGGTGCGCCTGACCGAGGACCGCGTCCTGCCCTCCCAGTACTACCAGCCACTCAGGGAGTTGCTCATGGAGTCTGTGCTGGGGCCGGCAGAG GAAGATGCTGCCAGCCCCCTGGCTGTCCTGGAGGAGCTGACCTCGGGGGACTGCCGCCAGGAGCTTGCCACCAAGCTGGTGAAGCTCTTTCTTGgccagggcctggctgggcccTTTCTGGACTATCTCACCCGGCGTGAGGTGGCACGGACCA ctGACCCCAACACCCTCTTCCGTTCTAACTCCCTGGCATCCAAGTCAATGGAACAGTTTCTGAAG ctcgtGGGCATGCCCTACCTGCACGAGGTCCTGAGGCCGGTGATTAACCGCGTCTTCGAGGAGAAGAAGTACATGGAGCTGGACCCGTGCAAGATGGACCTGGGCCGCACCAG GAGAATCTCCTTCAAGGGTGCGCCCTCCGAGGAGCACGTGCGGGAGGCCAGCCTGGGACTGCTGACGGGCTACCTGGAGCCCATCGTGGATACCATTGTGGGCTCCGTGGGGCGCTGCCCGCCCGCCATCCGTCTCGCCTTCAAGCAGCTGCGCCAGTGTGTGGAGGAGCGCTTTCCCCAGGCAGAGCACAAG GATGTGAAGAACCTGGCCATAAGTGGCTTTCTCTTCCTGCGATTCTTCGCTCCTGCCATCCTCACCCCGAAGCTGTTTGACCTTCGGGACCAGCACGCAGATCCCCAGACCAGACGCTCACTGCTGCTGCTTGCCAAG GCTGTGCAGAGCATTGGAAACCTGGGCCAGCAGCTGGGCCAGGGCAAGGAGCTGTGGATGGCCCCCCTACACCCCTTCCTGCTGCAGAGTATTTCACGTGTGAGAGACTTCCTGGACCAGCTGGTGGATGTGGATGGGAAGGAGG ACGCGATCCTCCATGCCGGTGTCGCACATCCGCGCCGTGGAGCGCGTGGACGAGGGCGCCTTCCAGCTGCCGCACGTGATGCAGGTGGTGACGCAGGACGGCGCGGGAGCGCTGCACACCACCTACCTCCAGTGCAAG AACGTGAACGAGCTCAACCAGTGGCTATCGGCCCTGCGCAAGGCCAGCGCCCCCAATCCGGACAAGCTGGCCGCTTGGCACCCCGGTGCGTTCCGCAGCGCTCACTGGACCTGCTGCCACCAGGCCGAGCGCTCAg CTGCCGGTTGCAGCCGCACACACTCAGCCGTCACCCTGGGGGACTGGAGTGA